The Cuculus canorus isolate bCucCan1 chromosome 16, bCucCan1.pri, whole genome shotgun sequence genome includes a region encoding these proteins:
- the LOC104057052 gene encoding dysbindin domain-containing protein 2 → MPRGWARRPRPALSPPRSAAWSGGGVSPAGPAPARPGAARSRRMSGPGAQSRSRRLPADMEQAQRSLDAEQMQQQQLKLRDRQKFFEEVFQHDVDFFFPMSHLQIEHRRPPLGSISSMEVNVDMLEQMDMMDLSDQDTVDVFLGCGTEEGSIAGPRTEADADQCPEEITLQVPNTAESKSRISSTSSVSTDPNSLDTSEEGAETPVVQSDEEDLQEDSPKEQQARS, encoded by the exons ATGCCGCGGGGATGGGCTCGCCGTCCCCGCCCCGCGCTGTCCCCGCCCCGCAGCGCAGCATGGAGCGGAGGGGGGGTGAGCCCCGCCGGCCCGGCCCCAGCCCGGCCCGGTGCCGCCCGCAGCCGCCGCATGTCGGGGCCCGGGGCGCAGAGCCGCAGCCGGCGGCTGCCCG CTGACATGGAGCAGGCGCAGCGGAGCTTGGATGCAGAGCAGatgcagcaacagcagctaAAATTACGGGACCGGCAGAAGTTTTTTGAGGAGGTTTTCCAGCATGATGTGGATTTCTTCTTCCCTATGTCTCACCTGCAAATAGAGCATCGCAGAC CCCCCTTAGGCAGCATTTCTTCCATGGAGGTAAATGTGGACATGCTGGAGCAGATGGACATGATGGACCTGTCAGACCAGGACACTGTGGACGTGTTTCTGGGCTGTGGGACAGAGGAGGGCAGCATTGCTGGACCCCGGACAG AAGCAGATGCTGACCAGTGCCCAGAGGAAATCACCCTGCAAGTGCCCAACACAGCTGAAAGCAAGTCACGTATCTCCTCCACATCCTCTGTCTCCACGGATCCGAACAGCCTGGACACCAGCGAGGAGGGGGCTGAGACCCCCGTGGTACAGTCAGATGAGGAGGACCTGCAGGAGGACAGTCCCAAAGAGCAGCAGGCAAGAAGCTAG
- the BLCAP gene encoding bladder cancer-associated protein isoform X1, translated as MRSARRAGLPAAPPDGAGFPGPGLSLFLLGARRRPWPRDGGVRRRRETQPDHLPARGVAETVLEHIRLLLPPGPSQQATMYCLQWLLPVLLIPKPLNPALWFSHSMFMGFYLLSFLLERKPCTICALVFLAALFLICYSCWGNCFLYHCTGSQLPESAHDPSIVGT; from the exons ATGCGCAGTGCCCGCCGTGCGGGGCTGCCCGCGGCGCCGCCTGACGGAGCGGGTTTCCCCGGGCCTGgcctctcccttttcctcctcgGGGCGCGGCGGCGGCCTTGGCCCCGCGATGGCGGCGTGAGGCGGCGCCGTGA AACACAGCCTGACCACCTGCCTGCCAGAGGAGTTGCTGAGACTGTTCTGGAGCACATCCGATTGCTGCTGCCACCAGGCCCCAGCCAACAAGCCACAATGTACTGCCTGCAGTGGCTGCTACCTGTCCTGCTCATACCCAAGCCCCTCAACCCAGCACTGTGGTTCAGTCACTCAATGTTCATGGGCTTCTACCTGCTCAGTTTCCTCCTGGAACGGAAGCCTTGCACAATTTGTGCCTTGGTCTTCCTGGCAGCTCTATTCCTCATCTGCTACAGCTGCTGGGGGAACTGCTTCTTGTATCACTGCACAGGATCCCAGTTGCCAGAATCAGCTCACGATCCCAGCATAGTGGGCACCTAG
- the BLCAP gene encoding bladder cancer-associated protein isoform X2 has protein sequence MYCLQWLLPVLLIPKPLNPALWFSHSMFMGFYLLSFLLERKPCTICALVFLAALFLICYSCWGNCFLYHCTGSQLPESAHDPSIVGT, from the coding sequence ATGTACTGCCTGCAGTGGCTGCTACCTGTCCTGCTCATACCCAAGCCCCTCAACCCAGCACTGTGGTTCAGTCACTCAATGTTCATGGGCTTCTACCTGCTCAGTTTCCTCCTGGAACGGAAGCCTTGCACAATTTGTGCCTTGGTCTTCCTGGCAGCTCTATTCCTCATCTGCTACAGCTGCTGGGGGAACTGCTTCTTGTATCACTGCACAGGATCCCAGTTGCCAGAATCAGCTCACGATCCCAGCATAGTGGGCACCTAG
- the PIGT gene encoding GPI transamidase component PIG-T, with protein MAAPLLAAMLLVLLLAAPGRARRDELREELLLSPLPAGDVAATFQFRTRWDADLPSGAVSHYRLFPKALGQLVAALGVRELHLALTQGFWRTRTWGQPPLQAPAGAELWVWFQPNVTNVDKAWKELSNILSGIFCASLNFIDSTNTVTPTASFKPLGLANGTDHNLLRYAVLPREVVCTENLTPWKKLLPCGSKAGLAVLLKAERLFHSSYHSQAVHIRPICRDASCLAVSWELRQTLSVVFDTFSSGQGKKDWSLFKMFSRTLTDACPLASESKVYVDISPKNKEKELLEVTPPPTSVHEAIVQGEKRTYAVYDLLSASLFNTSRSLNVQLKWKRPEDSSELPTPVLHAHRYVSGYGLQTGEISTLIYNSHPYRAFPVILLETVPWYLRLYVHTLTIITKGKENKPSYIHYQPAQDRRRPHLLEMLIQLPANSVTKITIQFERALLKWTEYPPDPNHGFYVGSSVLSALVPSVIAMKDVDVEQSPLFTSLFPSSDGSSYFVRLYTEPLLVNLPTPDFSMPYNVICLTCTVVAVCYGSFYNLLTRTFHVEEPSRGGLAKRLANIIRKFRGVPLL; from the exons ATGGCGGCGCCGCTGCTCGCGGCGATgttgctggtgctgctgctcgCGGCGCCGGGGCGGGCGCGGCGAGACGAGCTGcgggaggagctgctgctcagcccGCTTCCCGCCGGCGATGTGGCCGCCACGTTCCAGTTCCGCACGCGCTGGGACGCCGACCTGCCGAGCGGCGCCG TCTCTCACTACAGGCTCTTCCCAAAGGCACTGGGGCAGCTGGTAGCAGCGTTGGGCGTGCGGGAGCTCCACCTCGCCCTCACCCAGGGCTTCTGGCGCACCCGGACCTGGGGGCAGCCGCCCCTCCAGGCTCCTGCAGGCGCCGAGCTCTGGGTCTGGTTCCAGCCCAACGTCACCAA TGTTGACAAAGCCTGGAAAGAACTCAGTAACATCCTCTCAGGAATATTCTGTGCTTCCCTCAACTTCATTGACTCGACCAACACAGTCACCCCAACGGCATCCTTCAAACCCCTTGGCTTAGCCAACG GGACAGATCACAATCTCCTGCGATATGCTGTCCTGCCCCGGGAGGTCGTCTGCACAGAGAACCTCACACCTTGGAAGAAGCTGCTTCCATGTGGCTCAAAG GCGGGGCTTGCTGTGCTGTTGAAGGCTGAGCGCCTGTTCCACAGCAGCTACCACTCGCAGGCAGTGCACATCCGTCCCATCTGCAGG GATGCCTCCTGCCTGGCCGTGTCTTGGGAGCTCAGACAGACCCTCTCCGTGGTCTTTGACACGTTTTCCAGTGGCCAAGGAAAGAAAG ACTGGTCCCTCTTTAAGATGTTCTCTCGCACACTAACTGACGCCTGTCCTCTGGCATCGGAGAGCAAAGTCTATGTTGACATCTCCCCTAAGAACAAG GAAAAGGAGTTGCTGGAAGTGACTCCTCCTCCAACATCTGTACATGAAGCTATTGTCCAGGGAGAGAAGAGAACCTATGCCGTCTATGACCTGCTGAGCGCCTCACTCTTCAACACATCTCGCAGCCTCAATGTACAGTTGAAGTGGAAGCGGCCTGAAGACAGCT CAGAACTGCCCACCCCCGTGCTCCATGCTCACCGCTACGTGAGTGGATATGGGCTGCAGACCGGAGAGATCAGCACTCTCATCTACAACAGTCACCCGTACCGGGCTTTCCCCGTCATCCTGCTGGAGACGGTGCCGTGGTATCTGCGACTCTATGTGCACACTCTGACCATCATCacaaaggggaaggaaaacaagCCAA GTTACATCCATTACCAGCCCGCCCAGGACCGGAGACGACCACACCTCTTGGAAATGCTGATCCAGTTGCCAGCCAACTCTGTCACCAAGATCACAATCCAGTTTGAGAGGGCCTTACTGAAGTGGACAGAGTACCCGCCTGACCCCAATCATGGATTTTATGTCGG TTCATCTGTGCTTAGTGCCCTGGTGCCCAGTGTCATTGCAATGAAGGACGTGGATGTGGAGCAGAGCCCTCTCTTCACCTCACT GTTTCCTTCCTCTGATGGCTCCAGCTATTTCGTACGCCTGTACACTGAGCCACTGCTTGTGAATTTGCCAACACCAGACTTCAGCATGCCTTACAATGTCATCTGCCTGACCTGCACCGTGGTGGCGGTGTGCTACGGCTCCTTCTACAACCTGCTGACCAGAACATTTCATGTAGAAGAGCCAAGCCGGGGCGGGCTGGCCAAGCGGCTGGCCAACATCATCCGCAAATTCAGGGGGGTGCCCCTTCTCTGA